Proteins from a genomic interval of Siniperca chuatsi isolate FFG_IHB_CAS linkage group LG10, ASM2008510v1, whole genome shotgun sequence:
- the LOC122882710 gene encoding uncharacterized protein LOC122882710 isoform X1, with translation MMWGVTLVFFSYVASLVTSNDIIMECLEFHDFPPTNSASPSFLADLKVEGVTVEQTCMLNISWAINIDASIEYLTGTRIVIEAESTYHCKYNPPLAKTNLTGSMQKWFHYLVKASYGSTNIQVANLPLPFDEHPYKLFKITVPRPEQPGVKRFTPQVPIVELTTSDLRKEVPGNINITYIAVAIFGGLASVMILSSCYIVYKVCGANVATSLGFKRLPTSPMVPVPVLVVYPAENSAFQQAVVALAEFLQWQGGCKVAVDMWQQGKIAELGPMRWLAEQAGAADRVLIVCPQVAIPSSQLRHSPPNHSFPEPSIPAAAHDLYPLILNMVASHAKSASNLAKFWVVQLGEQQDKTPSNLALELRACKTFCLMNDLNKLCRSLHTQRQDDKISDLTFRPGIAHSEKSTMKLREAVEKLGRHQPSIFRQVELLKSVVTTI, from the exons ATGATGTGGGGAGTTACACTGGTTTTCTTCTCCTATGTCGCGTCCCTGGTGACATCAAATGACATT ATCATGGAGTGTCTTGAATTTCATG ATTTCCCTCCTACAAACAGTGCCTCTCCATCATTCCTGGCAGACTTGAAAGTGGAAGGGGTGACAGTGGAACAAACATGTATGCTGAACATAAGCTGGGCAATCAATATTGATG ctaGTATTGAATATCTGACAGGCACTCGGATCGTGATTGAGGCGGAATCAACATACCACTGTAAATACAACCCACCTTTGGCCAAGACAAACCTCACTGGGTCAATGCAG AAATGGTTTCATTATTTAGTAAAAGCAAGCTATGGCTCCACCAATATCCAAGTTGCCAATCTCCCTTTGCCTTTCGACGAACACCCTTACAAACTGTTTAAAATCACAGTGCCTCGGCCAGAACAGC cagGTGTTAAACGATTTACTCCTCAAGTTCCTATAG TTGAGCTCACTACTTCAG acttGAGAAAAGAAGTCCCTGGTAATATCAACATCACTTACATAGCGGTGGCCATTTTTGGAGGACTGGCCAGTGTGATGATCCTGAGTTCCTGCTACATAGTCT ATAAAGTCTGTGGCGCTAACGTTGCCACATCATTGGGTTTCAAAAGGTTGCCTACATCTCCCATGGTTCCTGTCCCTGTGCTCGTGGTGTACCCTGCAGAGAATTCAGCCTTCCAGCAGGCCGTGGTGGCCCTGGCAGAGTTCCTGCAGTGGCAAGGTGGCTGCAAGGTGGCTGTCGACATGTGGCAGCAGGGGAAGATCGCAGAGCTGGGGCCAATGCGCTGGCTGGCAGAACAGGCCGGGGCTGCAGACCGAGTGCTCATCGTCTGCCCACAGGTAGCGATT CCCTCTTCACAGCTCAGGCACTCTCCTCCCAACCACAGCTTCCCAGAACCCTCCATCCCAGCTGCGGCTCACGACCTTTACCCCCTAATTCTCAACATGGTGGCGAGCCACGCAAAGAGCGCCAGCAACTTGGCTAAGTTCTGGGTGGTGCAGCTGGGTGAGCAGCAGGACAAGACGCCTAGTAACTTGGCACTGGAACTGAGGGCCTGCAAGACTTTTTGTTTGATGAATGACTTGAACAAGCTGTGCAGGAGTCTTCATACTCAGAGGCAGGATGACAAGATATCAGATCTGACCTTCAGACCAGGGATTGCCCACAGTGAAAAGAGTACAATGAAGTTAAGGGAAGCTGTAGAAAAGCTAGGCAGACATCAGCCAAGCATTTTCAGACAGGTGGAACTATTGAAATCTGTGGTTACCACTATTTGA
- the LOC122882710 gene encoding uncharacterized protein LOC122882710 isoform X2, with amino-acid sequence MMWGVTLVFFSYVASLVTSNDIIMECLEFHDFPPTNSASPSFLADLKVEGVTVEQTCMLNISWAINIDASIEYLTGTRIVIEAESTYHCKYNPPLAKTNLTGSMQKWFHYLVKASYGSTNIQVANLPLPFDEHPYKLFKITVPRPEQRVKRFTPQVPIVELTTSDLRKEVPGNINITYIAVAIFGGLASVMILSSCYIVYKVCGANVATSLGFKRLPTSPMVPVPVLVVYPAENSAFQQAVVALAEFLQWQGGCKVAVDMWQQGKIAELGPMRWLAEQAGAADRVLIVCPQVAIPSSQLRHSPPNHSFPEPSIPAAAHDLYPLILNMVASHAKSASNLAKFWVVQLGEQQDKTPSNLALELRACKTFCLMNDLNKLCRSLHTQRQDDKISDLTFRPGIAHSEKSTMKLREAVEKLGRHQPSIFRQVELLKSVVTTI; translated from the exons ATGATGTGGGGAGTTACACTGGTTTTCTTCTCCTATGTCGCGTCCCTGGTGACATCAAATGACATT ATCATGGAGTGTCTTGAATTTCATG ATTTCCCTCCTACAAACAGTGCCTCTCCATCATTCCTGGCAGACTTGAAAGTGGAAGGGGTGACAGTGGAACAAACATGTATGCTGAACATAAGCTGGGCAATCAATATTGATG ctaGTATTGAATATCTGACAGGCACTCGGATCGTGATTGAGGCGGAATCAACATACCACTGTAAATACAACCCACCTTTGGCCAAGACAAACCTCACTGGGTCAATGCAG AAATGGTTTCATTATTTAGTAAAAGCAAGCTATGGCTCCACCAATATCCAAGTTGCCAATCTCCCTTTGCCTTTCGACGAACACCCTTACAAACTGTTTAAAATCACAGTGCCTCGGCCAGAACAGC GTGTTAAACGATTTACTCCTCAAGTTCCTATAG TTGAGCTCACTACTTCAG acttGAGAAAAGAAGTCCCTGGTAATATCAACATCACTTACATAGCGGTGGCCATTTTTGGAGGACTGGCCAGTGTGATGATCCTGAGTTCCTGCTACATAGTCT ATAAAGTCTGTGGCGCTAACGTTGCCACATCATTGGGTTTCAAAAGGTTGCCTACATCTCCCATGGTTCCTGTCCCTGTGCTCGTGGTGTACCCTGCAGAGAATTCAGCCTTCCAGCAGGCCGTGGTGGCCCTGGCAGAGTTCCTGCAGTGGCAAGGTGGCTGCAAGGTGGCTGTCGACATGTGGCAGCAGGGGAAGATCGCAGAGCTGGGGCCAATGCGCTGGCTGGCAGAACAGGCCGGGGCTGCAGACCGAGTGCTCATCGTCTGCCCACAGGTAGCGATT CCCTCTTCACAGCTCAGGCACTCTCCTCCCAACCACAGCTTCCCAGAACCCTCCATCCCAGCTGCGGCTCACGACCTTTACCCCCTAATTCTCAACATGGTGGCGAGCCACGCAAAGAGCGCCAGCAACTTGGCTAAGTTCTGGGTGGTGCAGCTGGGTGAGCAGCAGGACAAGACGCCTAGTAACTTGGCACTGGAACTGAGGGCCTGCAAGACTTTTTGTTTGATGAATGACTTGAACAAGCTGTGCAGGAGTCTTCATACTCAGAGGCAGGATGACAAGATATCAGATCTGACCTTCAGACCAGGGATTGCCCACAGTGAAAAGAGTACAATGAAGTTAAGGGAAGCTGTAGAAAAGCTAGGCAGACATCAGCCAAGCATTTTCAGACAGGTGGAACTATTGAAATCTGTGGTTACCACTATTTGA
- the LOC122882710 gene encoding uncharacterized protein LOC122882710 isoform X3 yields the protein MMWGVTLVFFSYVASLVTSNDIIMECLEFHDFPPTNSASPSFLADLKVEGVTVEQTCMLNISWAINIDASIEYLTGTRIVIEAESTYHCKYNPPLAKTNLTGSMQKWFHYLVKASYGSTNIQVANLPLPFDEHPYKLFKITVPRPEQPGVKRFTPQVPIVELTTSDLRKEVPGNINITYIAVAIFGGLASVMILSSCYIVYKVCGANVATSLGFKRLPTSPMVPVPVLVVYPAENSAFQQAVVALAEFLQWQGGCKVAVDMWQQGKIAELGPMRWLAEQAGAADRVLIVCPQPSSQLRHSPPNHSFPEPSIPAAAHDLYPLILNMVASHAKSASNLAKFWVVQLGEQQDKTPSNLALELRACKTFCLMNDLNKLCRSLHTQRQDDKISDLTFRPGIAHSEKSTMKLREAVEKLGRHQPSIFRQVELLKSVVTTI from the exons ATGATGTGGGGAGTTACACTGGTTTTCTTCTCCTATGTCGCGTCCCTGGTGACATCAAATGACATT ATCATGGAGTGTCTTGAATTTCATG ATTTCCCTCCTACAAACAGTGCCTCTCCATCATTCCTGGCAGACTTGAAAGTGGAAGGGGTGACAGTGGAACAAACATGTATGCTGAACATAAGCTGGGCAATCAATATTGATG ctaGTATTGAATATCTGACAGGCACTCGGATCGTGATTGAGGCGGAATCAACATACCACTGTAAATACAACCCACCTTTGGCCAAGACAAACCTCACTGGGTCAATGCAG AAATGGTTTCATTATTTAGTAAAAGCAAGCTATGGCTCCACCAATATCCAAGTTGCCAATCTCCCTTTGCCTTTCGACGAACACCCTTACAAACTGTTTAAAATCACAGTGCCTCGGCCAGAACAGC cagGTGTTAAACGATTTACTCCTCAAGTTCCTATAG TTGAGCTCACTACTTCAG acttGAGAAAAGAAGTCCCTGGTAATATCAACATCACTTACATAGCGGTGGCCATTTTTGGAGGACTGGCCAGTGTGATGATCCTGAGTTCCTGCTACATAGTCT ATAAAGTCTGTGGCGCTAACGTTGCCACATCATTGGGTTTCAAAAGGTTGCCTACATCTCCCATGGTTCCTGTCCCTGTGCTCGTGGTGTACCCTGCAGAGAATTCAGCCTTCCAGCAGGCCGTGGTGGCCCTGGCAGAGTTCCTGCAGTGGCAAGGTGGCTGCAAGGTGGCTGTCGACATGTGGCAGCAGGGGAAGATCGCAGAGCTGGGGCCAATGCGCTGGCTGGCAGAACAGGCCGGGGCTGCAGACCGAGTGCTCATCGTCTGCCCACAG CCCTCTTCACAGCTCAGGCACTCTCCTCCCAACCACAGCTTCCCAGAACCCTCCATCCCAGCTGCGGCTCACGACCTTTACCCCCTAATTCTCAACATGGTGGCGAGCCACGCAAAGAGCGCCAGCAACTTGGCTAAGTTCTGGGTGGTGCAGCTGGGTGAGCAGCAGGACAAGACGCCTAGTAACTTGGCACTGGAACTGAGGGCCTGCAAGACTTTTTGTTTGATGAATGACTTGAACAAGCTGTGCAGGAGTCTTCATACTCAGAGGCAGGATGACAAGATATCAGATCTGACCTTCAGACCAGGGATTGCCCACAGTGAAAAGAGTACAATGAAGTTAAGGGAAGCTGTAGAAAAGCTAGGCAGACATCAGCCAAGCATTTTCAGACAGGTGGAACTATTGAAATCTGTGGTTACCACTATTTGA
- the LOC122882710 gene encoding uncharacterized protein LOC122882710 isoform X4: MMWGVTLVFFSYVASLVTSNDIIMECLEFHDFPPTNSASPSFLADLKVEGVTVEQTCMLNISWAINIDASIEYLTGTRIVIEAESTYHCKYNPPLAKTNLTGSMQKWFHYLVKASYGSTNIQVANLPLPFDEHPYKLFKITVPRPEQHKVCGANVATSLGFKRLPTSPMVPVPVLVVYPAENSAFQQAVVALAEFLQWQGGCKVAVDMWQQGKIAELGPMRWLAEQAGAADRVLIVCPQVAIPSSQLRHSPPNHSFPEPSIPAAAHDLYPLILNMVASHAKSASNLAKFWVVQLGEQQDKTPSNLALELRACKTFCLMNDLNKLCRSLHTQRQDDKISDLTFRPGIAHSEKSTMKLREAVEKLGRHQPSIFRQVELLKSVVTTI; the protein is encoded by the exons ATGATGTGGGGAGTTACACTGGTTTTCTTCTCCTATGTCGCGTCCCTGGTGACATCAAATGACATT ATCATGGAGTGTCTTGAATTTCATG ATTTCCCTCCTACAAACAGTGCCTCTCCATCATTCCTGGCAGACTTGAAAGTGGAAGGGGTGACAGTGGAACAAACATGTATGCTGAACATAAGCTGGGCAATCAATATTGATG ctaGTATTGAATATCTGACAGGCACTCGGATCGTGATTGAGGCGGAATCAACATACCACTGTAAATACAACCCACCTTTGGCCAAGACAAACCTCACTGGGTCAATGCAG AAATGGTTTCATTATTTAGTAAAAGCAAGCTATGGCTCCACCAATATCCAAGTTGCCAATCTCCCTTTGCCTTTCGACGAACACCCTTACAAACTGTTTAAAATCACAGTGCCTCGGCCAGAACAGC ATAAAGTCTGTGGCGCTAACGTTGCCACATCATTGGGTTTCAAAAGGTTGCCTACATCTCCCATGGTTCCTGTCCCTGTGCTCGTGGTGTACCCTGCAGAGAATTCAGCCTTCCAGCAGGCCGTGGTGGCCCTGGCAGAGTTCCTGCAGTGGCAAGGTGGCTGCAAGGTGGCTGTCGACATGTGGCAGCAGGGGAAGATCGCAGAGCTGGGGCCAATGCGCTGGCTGGCAGAACAGGCCGGGGCTGCAGACCGAGTGCTCATCGTCTGCCCACAGGTAGCGATT CCCTCTTCACAGCTCAGGCACTCTCCTCCCAACCACAGCTTCCCAGAACCCTCCATCCCAGCTGCGGCTCACGACCTTTACCCCCTAATTCTCAACATGGTGGCGAGCCACGCAAAGAGCGCCAGCAACTTGGCTAAGTTCTGGGTGGTGCAGCTGGGTGAGCAGCAGGACAAGACGCCTAGTAACTTGGCACTGGAACTGAGGGCCTGCAAGACTTTTTGTTTGATGAATGACTTGAACAAGCTGTGCAGGAGTCTTCATACTCAGAGGCAGGATGACAAGATATCAGATCTGACCTTCAGACCAGGGATTGCCCACAGTGAAAAGAGTACAATGAAGTTAAGGGAAGCTGTAGAAAAGCTAGGCAGACATCAGCCAAGCATTTTCAGACAGGTGGAACTATTGAAATCTGTGGTTACCACTATTTGA
- the chdh gene encoding choline dehydrogenase, mitochondrial, which yields MFSLATLGQIGARRVVTTTRGRFMNYGRCQFTCFPECQFVPRTRNGGRSFSFSSSLNYYRCFSATAAHWNASSSPTDNQKTPSYSYIIVGAGSAGCVLANRLSEDAHESVLLLEAGPKDKFLGSLRLSWKIHMPAAVTYNLCDDKYNWYYHTLPQAHMDDRVMYWPRGRVWGGSSSLNAMVYIRGHAEDYNRWQREGAEGWDYEHCLPYFKRAQYHELGENRYRGGSGPLHVSRGKTNHPLHKAFIEAGQQAGYPFTDDMNGYQQEGLGWMDMTIHKGKRWSTASAYLRPVLGRPNLKTEVRCLTTKILFDGHRAMGVEYTQNGQKKRVFADKEVILSGGAINSPQLLMLSGVGNADDLKQLDIPVVQHLPGVGSNLQDHLELYIQQQCTQPITLYKAQKPFHMVKIGLEWLAQFTGYGATAHLESGGFIRSRPHVTHPDIQFHFLPSQVIDHGRVSSKIEAYQVHVGPMRSTSIGWMKLKSANPLDHPLLQPNYLSTDIDVWEFRESVKLSREIFAQKAFDTFRGPEVQPGPQVQSNADIDAFVRQKADSAYHPSCTCKMGSPSDPMVVVDSNTRVLGLERLRVVDASIMPSIVSGNLNAPTIMMAEKAADIIRGRPPLVDPGVPVYRPPTLDTQR from the exons ATGTTCTCTTTGGCCACATTAGGCCAAATTGGAGCCCGGCGAGTTGTGACCACAACTCGAGGGAGATTTATGAATTATGGCAGGTGCCAGTTTACCTGTTTTCCAGAATGTCAATTTGTCCCTAGGACCAGAAACGGGGGCCGgtccttttccttctcctcctccctcaacTATTACAGATGCTTTAGTGCAACAGCTGCTCATTGGAATGCTTCATCATCACCTACAGACAATCAGAAAACACCTTCCTACAGTTATATCATTGTTGGGGCAGGGTCAGCAGGCTGCGTTCTTGCCAACCGCCTCAGCGAGGATGCCCATgagtctgtgctgctgctggaggctgGGCCGAAGGACAAGTTCCTAGGCAGCTTACGACTATCATGGAAGATCCACATGCCAGCTGCGGTGACCTACAACCTCTGTGATGACAA GTATAACTGGTACTACCACACTTTACCTCAGGCCCACATGGACGACCGGGTGATGTACTGGCCGAGGGGCCGTGTCTGGGGCGGGTCCTCTTCCCTCAACGCCATGGTGTACATCCGTGGACACGCTGAAGACTACAACCGCTGGCAGAGAGAGGGGGCCGAGGGCTGGGATTATGAACACTGTCTGCCTTACTTCAAGAGGGCTCAGTACCATGAGCTGGGAGAAAACAG GTACCGGGGAGGCAGCGGACCTCTTCATGTGTCTAGAGGGAAGACCAACCATCCCCTTCACAAGGCTTTTATTGAGGCGGGGCAGCAGGCAGGATACCCCTTCACTGATGACATGAACGGATACCAGCAGGAGGGCCTGGGCTGGATGGACATGACCATTCATAAAG GAAAGAGGTGGAGCACAGCCAGTGCCTACCTGAGACCCGTCCTGGGTCGACCCAACCTGAAGACGGAGGTACGCTGCCTGACCACCAAGATCCTGTTTGATGGCCACCGTGCCATGGGCGTGGAATACACACAGAATGGACAAAAGAAAAGG GTGTTTGCTGATAAAGAGGTGATATTAAGTGGAGGAGCCATCAACTCCCCTCAGCTTCTCATGCTCTCTGGGGTGGGAAACGCCGATGACCTGAAACAACTCGACATCCCTGTAGTTCAGCACTTACCAG GTGTTGGCAGTAACTTGCAGGATCATTTGGAACTGTACATCCAGCAGCAGTGCACTCAGCCCATCACCCTGTACAAGGCCCAGAAACCTTTTCACATGGTTAAGATAGGCCTGGAGTGGCTCGCCCAGTTCACTG GTTACGGAGCAACAGCCCACTTAGAAAGCGGAGGGTTCATCCGCAGTCGACCACACGTCACACACCCCGACATCCAGTTTCACTTCCTGCCCTCTCAGGTCATTGATCATGGACGAGTTTCCTCCAAGATAGAGGCGTATCAG gTTCATGTCGGACCAATGAGAAGCACCAGTATCGGCTGGATGAAGCTGAAGAGCGCCAACCCTTTGGATCACCCGCTTCTGCAGCCCAACTATCTCTCCACTG ATATTGACGTGTGGGAGTTCAGGGAGTCTGTCAAACTCTCCAGAGAGATTTTTGCCCAGAAAGCTTTCGACACTTTCCGGGGTCCCGAAGTCCAGCCCGGTCCACAGGTCCAATCCAACGCCGACATCGATGCTTTTGTCCGCCAAAAAGCTGACAGCGCCTACCACCCATCCTGCACCTGCAAGATGGGCTCGCCATCCGACCCGATGGTGGTCGTCGACTCGAACACGCGTGTTCTGGGTCTGGAGCGGCTGCGTGTGGTCGACGCCTCCATCATGCCCAGCATCGTCAGCGGCAACCTGAATGCTCCAACCATCATGATGGCAGAGAAGGCTGCTGACATCATCAGAGGTCGCCCTCCTCTCGTTGACCCAGGGGTTCCCGTGTACCGACCGCCAACACTCGATACACAGAGATGa